The region acttacttaattgtgattaattaaattaaccaactaattaaactaattacacatTAGTTACCTAATTAACCTGATCTGTTAATAAGTTAATTTAGTAGTCAAtggcagtggggcccacccctaattaatactaattaggatagctaaattgtttaattaaaatgtgtcactaaccagtgggacccacttgtcaggtTGACTAGTCAACTTTGTTGActactgacatcagcatgacatcatgctgatgtcataaatccattttcgaattaaattaaataattaattaaattcctgaaattaataaaatctttagaaaatcatatcttttaatctgtaactcggattaaattattttcaacatgaaagtttctcagaacaacgagacgattctggatatgcaacccgttcgtccgccacacacccctagcatatcgaacacacaactttccccctccggttcatctgtctgaaaacacggaacaccggggatactttcccggatgtttcccccctcaccgatatcacctcataccgcgttagaacacgtctagctctgcttgttgtcctgttatgcacttgcttgctatgtatttactgtttcttccccctcttctctccggtagaccctatgacgatgctgatgcccctgtggtcgactacgtcaccgacgacccctccttgtctgagcaaccaggcaagccccccccccccttgatcaccagatatcgcctattctcctctatactgcttgcattagagtagtgtagcatgttactgctttccgttaatcctattctgatgcatagcctgtcattgttgctacagccattgataccctacccgcaatcctaaatgcttagtataggatgctagtttatcatcattggccctacattcttgtcagtctgccttgctatactattgggccgtgatcacttgggaggtgatcacgggtatatactatacatacatacatattatacagatggtgactaaagtcgggtcagctcgttgagtacccgcaagtgattccgatgtgggggctggacggacaggtggctccatcccggtagaggtgggcctgggttcccgacggcccccgactgttactttgtggcggagtgacagggcaggttgagaccacctaggagacaggtgggcctggccctgttcggtgttcgcggatacttaacacgcttaacgagatcttggtatttgatctgagtctggctactggcctatacgcactaaccaactacgcgggaacagttatgggcactcgacgtcgtggtatcagccgaagccttcttgacgtcagcgacagagcggcgcgcgccagattggactggaacgcctactcttgtataagggaggctaggtctgcttccggccgccctcgcaacgtgcaagtgtgcaatgggcgatgggcccagacccctgcgcgcataggatttagaccggcgtgttgacctctctgttgtgcctaggtggggctgcgatgtgttgatcttccgaggccgggcatgacccaggaaagtgtgtccggccaaatgggatcgagcgtgttgggttatgtggtgcacccctgcagggaagttaatctattcgaatagccgtgatcttcggtaacaggacgacttggagttgtaccttaaccttatgacaactagaaccggatacttaataaaacacacccttccaagttccacagacaacccggtgatcgcttttccacagggcgacgaggggaggatcaccgggtaggattatgctatgcgatgctactggagatgctacttggagatgctacttggagatgctacttggaggacttcaatctactctctgctacatgctgcaagacggaggctgccagaagcgtagtcttcgacaggattagttatccccctcttattctggcattctgcagttcagtccactgatatggccctttacacatatacccatgcatatgtagtgtagttccttgcttgcgagtactttggatgagtactcacggttgctttctccccccctttccccctttcctttctttctggttgtcgcaaccagatgctggagtccaggagccagacgccaccgtcgacgacgactcctactacaccggaggtgcctactactacgtgcagcccgctgacgacgaccaggagtagttaggaggatcctaggcgggaggcctgcgcctctttcgatctgtatcccagtttgtgctagccttcttaaggcaaacttgtttaacttatgtctgtactcagatattgttgcttccgctgactcgtctatgatctagcacttgtattcgagccctcgaggcccctggcttgtattatgatgcttgtatgacttatttatgttttagagttgtgttgtgatatcccgtgagtccctgatcttgatcgtacacatttgcgtgcatgattagtgtacgattgaatcgggggcgtcacaagttggtatcagagccgactgcctgtaggaatcccctttccaactccttggccgaagttgagtctagtcgatgaaaactgttttactgacatggctgtgcggcccatgggcccacgtcgccattgggtggtattaggatcttttactcctcgtctatactctggggctctgatctctcttctattcgggttaaatgattttactaaatctaactctaggttctcgtaactacttcctcccggagagccactcGATACAGGTGATCGCCTGATGCACTAGAAGATTACGAAGTTGCTCTCCGATGTTCCTTTGATactttgtgccatcgcttttgcaattcccttccatcgataaacccctatgAATAACCACGTATACTCTCCATTCATACAAtgtttcccagttgatcttgttacttcaagatacctcgaaattctctctgttgttccgagaatcctttgagcttagtgccttgctgttctttgtcacctgaatacccctacggataataccCCCATGTATGCTCTATCCCTGGCTAGCTCTGGCGCTCCTACCCACCTCTTCCATGGCCGCACCACTACTACCACGCTCCTCTCTGCATTCTCTTCGTCAATTAGGCATTGTACAACCCAATTTTAGTTTTGCAGCCAAAGGCTTATGGATCTGCAATGAATGAAAGATGAACCAAATTAAAGCTTTTAGTTGCATCACGCATGTCATATGTGCGTACATATATGTCGGTATGTCCGTAGTCATGGATCCCAGTCAAACCAGATCAATGATTAGAACTACATAAGGGCAATGCTACCAGAACAAGGATTGAACGCTTCATATGGACCCAATTTCTAGATCGCATCAGTACAAAAGCTCAAGAAAGATGCATATTTCAGTGATGTAAATAATGCCTTTGATCATGACCACCGgcagaagagaggagggggagggggctaaCCATGCGCGATTTTCTTACCGAGGCTATTTCCAATGATGAGGCATAGGGGGTCGAGCAGTGGAACATAGCAACTTTGATTGGAAAACGGTTGAGCTCATAGCCGCCGTCGGCCACCACGACGCAATCCTTCAGGATCCGAAAATGTTGACTGGCTGCCTTCCGGTCGTCTTCGTCGTCGCAGAATCCCTCAAAAGACCCCTCCTTCGCACCGCCGTCGGGTGATCCCGGGGGCACTAAGCCACTAACCACGGAGGCGCTCCCACGACCTTCACGGAGGTACAAGAAGGATCCTTTGGGGAGGTGATGAGCGTGAGGTGGAGCCACGGAGGAGGACGCGGCCCACCGTTCACATAGCGCGCAGGGCCCCGGCGAAGATGGTGGCTGACTCGGCCAGAGCTGGAAAAAAGAGAGGGGGTGCAGCATGGAGGCGAGGGGATTGGGGCAGCGCCGATGGGAGGGAGGATCGGCAGGGGATTGTGCGAGATGCGGGTGGGAGTCGTGGCCTCGTGGGGCGGGTTGATCGTGCTGGTTTCCCTTTTTTTTTCTGCTGCTTTTTTAGGTCCGGGACGAGGAGAGGTGGATCTGGAGTCAGGGTATCATGGCTTTTTTTTGATCGTGCGGGGAGAGTGGGATCGCAAGAGCGGGTGGAGGGGAGCGAGGGGATTGTACGAAGTTGAACCATCATGATGACGGCAAATTGCCCTTTAATACtagagattaacaaatcatccgtaAACAAGAGATTTGTCACAGTTGGAGCATCCCGACAAACTTTGACCCTAATAAGCTCACCCGTTTCCTCAGCATGTGATAGCAAAGCCGTGATACCTTCTGTACATAGAAGGAAAGGATAAGGGGAGAGAGGGTCCCCTTGCCGCAACCCTCTGGTGGGCTTaaatctctctgtctcgttagaatTAAACCGAACCCGATACTCAATTGAGCTTACACAGAGCATGACAAGCTTCGCCCAAGTTGCATTTTAGTACATTGGACAATATTATTGTAAAATGTCAAGAACATTTTTCTAACACATGATGACCGTTTTTTCATGTCTGCACATTTCTCCAAAtgaatgttaaacatttttaaaatacacgtAACATATTTTGAATGGTATGAGACCTTTTATATATTTGTCGGACTACTTTTACATATTAACATTTTTCTGGGTTCCCTAGACGGTCCCAAGCCGGTTTTGGGAACTTTTCAAAAGGTTCCTAGCGGTTTTTCTGTTTCTTACTGGttttcggtttttttatttttggttttggtttacattttttctgttttgtatttttcTTTCACTTTTTACTTTATTCATTTTCCTTGTTTTTTTGCTCAAAGTTTTTCTAAATCATTAAAGAAATTCAAAATGTCAAAAAATATTCGGTTTTGCAAAATGTTTgagatttcaaaaaaaatcatgttttccaAAAACAAATCATGTTTTCAGAGTTTTTTTGCATTTTGGAAATTAATCAAAATTTCAACAAATTTTCGCTATCTTAAAAAAATGTTCAgttttttcaaaaaatattcgttTTTTCCAATAAttgaccacatttttataaaagttcGGGATTTATTTTGTTTCTCCTTTTTTTACAGAATTTTAGAAATGTTCGTTATTGAATTTGCTAACATTTTCCAAATTCGTGATGTTATTTTGAATTCACGACACTGATACTGGGATGGGCCTGGGCCATGTTCGTGCTGGGAAGGTCCGTGTCGATTTACTGGGCTGGGCCATGTTCGTGCTGGGAAGGTCCGTGTCGATCTACTGGGCCTGGCTACGCCCGTCTGTACCGTATCTTGAAAACCCTAAGCTGGGGGACCGTTGCCTTCCCCCGAACAAAAATatgagagcggcggcggcggcggcggggagaagAAAGGACACCGCACAGTGGTGAGGATGTGAGATGGACACCGCAGGGAGTTCGATGGAGTCCATGTTTACCGAGGAGCTCTATGAGGCTGGAATCTGCATGCGGGAGAGTATCCGGTGGATCGAGGCCCAGGAGGCCAAGATGGAGGAGATTGCACATAGCGATTCTGACCATGATAATCTTCCGGATTTCAGAATGGATATGGTCGTCTTGACGGAGAGAATCTTCCAATTGTGGCACAGGATGGGCGCGGTACAGAGGGCCGGTTGGATCGGCAATGAAGGGGAATCGATGGAGACCCAGAGCAAGATTGGCGACGGCGGAGAGATGGAAGCTGGAGGGAAGTCGTCCAAGGGAAGCAGGAGTTCCGCATCCCTCGAACTCGAGAATCTGCTCCACCGTTCCGGAATCCTTGCCGACGGAGAGAGAGGCGGAGGCGCAGACAGTGAGGAGCTGCTTGATTTCCTTGCAATGGAGACCCAGGAGTGGATCGTTAGCCAGTCAGACAGTCAACTCCGCTGGGAGACCGTGCCCGAATTGACAACCGAAATCCTGTTGAAATTTGAAGAAGTGGTCGTTGACATTGCTAaggtatttgaaaagaagaagatccGGGAGGAGGCAATGGCAGTGCTAAGGTTCGGCTTCAGATTGCCGGCATTCTCTGAGCAGATCGATGAGCTGAGGCACGAGATGTGCAACTTTCTGAGATCCTTCTCGTCAGAGAACAAAGATATAAGGAGCACCATGATGAAGTTTGTTTCTGAGCCGTACGTATCCCGTATCAGCAAATTGAAGTTGATCTCTGACCGTATCACTATGCTCCAGCGAATGGACTCAAACTTCGACTACATAGTGAAATCAACGATGATTAAGCTGAAATCAGAATCTTTTTCTTCAGCCATGGAAGACGAACTTCGCAGGGCAGGCCAAGAAGATTCTGTGGAGATGGAGGAGAAGAGATTCACTGCCTACCGTCTCTACTGGGAACGTATATGGGGCAAGGATGGCCACAGCTTCGAAAATCAGAGTGAGTAAACTTGCATGCATGCTAGTTACCTGATTACTTGCATTTTGGAATTTACTCACTTAAGCAGATTGATTCTTAAATGGAAGTTTACTCCACGATTTGAGGTTCTACTAGTGAGACTTTGATGTAGTAGATCTCTAACTTGTTAACTTGTATGCAGCGATATTGAGCCCCATGCAATTTACACATTGCACACCACGCCACATTCCAATTGAAGCTGTCGCAGGGAGTACCTTGCAGATCTACTCCATCAAAGTCTCACTAGTAGAACCCCAAAAGTTGCCACTGGAGGTGTATGGAGTGGTCGCAGTCCGTGATGCTGTGGACCGTCATCGCAACCCTCTATTCCTCCGTTCAAGACAGCACTGCCAAATCCTTAAAGAAAATGTACGTATGGTATTTTCGTGTTCTCGATCCTTTGTTTGttgccttcatccttgttgattatGGCAAATGATGATGCTTGcaggattctttattgcacttgatTGGCCCGGTTCGTGCAATTGTCTCGACAGATACTGTTTACATCGAAATCCAATTAATAGTGAAGGGCGCAACAAAATCTGAAGATACAGCATTGATCAGTACATTTGACTTTTACAATGCTGATAATTCCTGTACCTATCTCGCTAAAAACGCCTTGTGCACAGTGGAGTTGTGCTGTGAGCAACTTAAACAGTCGGTCCAGGCTACTATCCTCAGTGTGGCTGTTACACCCAAACAGGAACCATTGCTTTTTCATGGTGGCAGAGTTGTTTGCTATTCAGTGCCTCAGGATGGTAATGAAGATATCGCTGCGCAAGTATCATCTAGGCAAGTTTTGCTGCTTGATTCAAAAGGTGGAAGAATGCCTATGGCCAGCAATGACTACCTTTATCTGACTAGACATGTAGTTTCTGTGGAATTAAATGGCAAGCTGCTAGTCCTCATAATGGCCGGTTCACCATCACAGACTGAGATTGCTGCTCAATTCCTCCTTAAACCCGAAAAATACAACACAAGTAAATGCGAATTTCCCCTTACTGATGGCTCTAAGGCTGAGATTACTGTTGCTTGGTCCCTTGTTCCCTCGACGATGCTACAGTCAGGTGACAGTCGTGAGGACAGTGGAATGGCGACTGCAGGAAATTCGAAGGGAAGGAGTGGCGAGTCCATGTTAAGCGAGGAGCTCTGTCAGGCTGCCATCTTCATGCAGAAGAGTATCTGCTGGATCCAGGCCCTGGAGAAGAAGATGGGGAAGTTTGGACACTACGGCTCCGAGGAATACAAGAATCTTCTAGAGTTGAAATCAGTTATGTATGAGTTGTCGAATAAGATCTTTGGTCGGGTCGACTATGAGGCCCAAAAGAGGATCAGCACGATGCAGAATGCCTGTTGGATCAGCAATAAAGGGAAATTGACCGATACCCAGACAAAAATTGGCGACGACATAGAGATGGAAACCGGAGGGAAGTCGTCGAATGGAAGGAGTGGCAAGTTTGAATTGGCGAGGATTGGCAACGAAGGCAGAACGGTGCAGACACAGAGCAAGATTCGTGATGGTTGCAAATCAGTCTCCAAGCAGTTCAATGAGCGGGAGCAGTTCAAGGAGCTGCCAGTCAGTAACTCGATGTCCGTAGCCGAGTCTGTCAGAAGCAAGATTGAGAAGAAGCAGGCTGGGACCCTGACGGAGGAGGCTGTGCCGAGGGTAAGCTTCAAATTAGGTTTGCTCTCCTGGCAGTTTGATGAGCTGTGGGACCAGATGAGCCTGCTAGTCTCAACAGAACCAAAATTTCTAGCGAAATGCATGCTTATTAGAAAGCCCTTCGCACGCTATTGCTCCACATTGAAGTTTATCTCTGAAGTTTTCGACCAGCTTGGTCGATGGGTGCCAGATTTCGGAGAGCAAATAGAATCGATGAGGCAAGATGATGAGGACAAGAATATGGGCGGAAAAGTTGTGAATCCGCATGAGGCGGCGAAGGCGGCTGAGGAGTACTATTTCAATGTCTACCGTAGAGGCTGGGAACGTAGGAGCAGCAACTTTGGCAGCTTCGAAGACCCAAGTGAGTAATTTGCTTGTGATATGGTTGTTGTTAGTTTCTTTTCTTCTTCCATTTACTGCATGTCTCAAGCAAGCTAATTCGTTCTGTTAGCATAGTGATTTACTTTAATCATTGATTATTTATTCTTCTTGAATGGATAGCAAAAGCAATTTGTGCAATCTTTTGTTAGTTGACGTCAGATTTGTAACACACTTGACTTGGTTGCATGCAGCGTTATTGAGCCCCATGATCTTCACCCGAAGCTTACCAGGCCACACCCAAGTGGGTGCTGAAGTCGGGAGGACCATGCAGGTCTACTATATTAAAGTTGCAGAAAGAGAAGGCTATGCCCTTGAGTGGCCGCTGAAGGTATATGGTGTAGTTGCTGCCCGAGATTCCGTGGACTATCGTCGCAACCTTCTCTTCTTTCGCACTAGGGATGACTGCCAAATCCTGACAAAACAGGTATGCATGGGTATTTTCCTGTTATTTTTCTTATTGTTTGCATCTTTGTTGGCAAGTTAATGGTGAACAATGATGCTTGCAGGATCGTTTTTTGCACTTGACTGGCCCTTCTCGTGCAATTATGTCCGAGGGCACTGTTACGATTGAAGTTCACCTAAAGTTGAAGGGCACAGTGGAGTCTAAAGATACCACATTGATCAGTAAAGCCTTCTTCTATGATTATGACGGTGTTTCTGTGCGTCTTCTCCGTGGCCTTTGTGAAATAGAGTTATGCTGTGATCATCTTGAACAATCACACCAAGCCACTATCCTCGGTGTCCGTGTGATACGGGGCTCATTGCCTTGTGGCAAAACCAAAGTCGTTTGCTCCGTACTGCCTGAGGACGATACTGAAGGCAATGGTAAGCACCCATCTGGGCATGTTTTGCTGCTTGATTCACGGGCTGAAAAAATACCAGTGAGTGAACAGGGTTATCTAGATCTTTCAAGGCAAGTTGTATCTGTAAAATCAGGAGGAAGGCTGGAAATTGTCGTGCAGGCTGGAGATTTCAGTGGAAGTGTTGTCTTTCCAACCAAATCCAGCAACATAAGTCAAAAAGGTTTTGAGCTTGGTGATTGTAAAGTGGAGGTAACTGTTGCTTGGTCCTTGCTCAT is a window of Triticum dicoccoides isolate Atlit2015 ecotype Zavitan chromosome 2B, WEW_v2.0, whole genome shotgun sequence DNA encoding:
- the LOC119365982 gene encoding uncharacterized protein LOC119365982, which gives rise to MDTAGSSMESMFTEELYEAGICMRESIRWIEAQEAKMEEIAHSDSDHDNLPDFRMDMVVLTERIFQLWHRMGAVQRAGWIGNEGESMETQSKIGDGGEMEAGGKSSKGSRSSASLELENLLHRSGILADGERGGGADSEELLDFLAMETQEWIVSQSDSQLRWETVPELTTEILLKFEEVVVDIAKVFEKKKIREEAMAVLRFGFRLPAFSEQIDELRHEMCNFLRSFSSENKDIRSTMMKFVSEPYVSRISKLKLISDRITMLQRMDSNFDYIVKSTMIKLKSESFSSAMEDELRRAGQEDSVEMEEKRFTAYRLYWERIWGKDGHSFENQTILSPMQFTHCTPRHIPIEAVAGSTLQIYSIKVSLVEPQKLPLEVYGVVAVRDAVDRHRNPLFLRSRQHCQILKENDSLLHLIGPVRAIVSTDTVYIEIQLIVKGATKSEDTALISTFDFYNADNSCTYLAKNALCTVELCCEQLKQSVQATILSVAVTPKQEPLLFHGGRVVCYSVPQDGNEDIAAQVSSRQVLLLDSKGGRMPMASNDYLYLTRHVVSVELNGKLLVLIMAGSPSQTEIAAQFLLKPEKYNTSKCEFPLTDGSKAEITVAWSLVPSTMLQSGDSREDSGMATAGNSKGRSGESMLSEELCQAAIFMQKSICWIQALEKKMGKFGHYGSEEYKNLLELKSVMYELSNKIFGRVDYEAQKRISTMQNACWISNKGKLTDTQTKIGDDIEMETGGKSSNGRSGKFELARIGNEGRTVQTQSKIRDGCKSVSKQFNEREQFKELPVSNSMSVAESVRSKIEKKQAGTLTEEAVPRVSFKLGLLSWQFDELWDQMSLLVSTEPKFLAKCMLIRKPFARYCSTLKFISEVFDQLGRWVPDFGEQIESMRQDDEDKNMGGKVVNPHEAAKAAEEYYFNVYRRGWERRSSNFGSFEDPTLLSPMIFTRSLPGHTQVGAEVGRTMQVYYIKVAEREGYALEWPLKVYGVVAARDSVDYRRNLLFFRTRDDCQILTKQDRFLHLTGPSRAIMSEGTVTIEVHLKLKGTVESKDTTLISKAFFYDYDGVSVRLLRGLCEIELCCDHLEQSHQATILGVRVIRGSLPCGKTKVVCSVLPEDDTEGNGKHPSGHVLLLDSRAEKIPVSEQGYLDLSRQVVSVKSGGRLEIVVQAGDFSGSVVFPTKSSNISQKGFELGDCKVEVTVAWSLLIGSQYDISVMGSIQPYAWESIPRRPTMKLVDAC